The following are from one region of the Leptospira saintgironsiae genome:
- a CDS encoding DUF3015 family protein, which translates to MKRILAVSLFLALVASPLYVASAKHGAAGCGLGSIVITENKKVHQVIAATVNGTVLNQSFGISTGTLGCETSGFTQKQAEQQIFVHMNFQSLEQEFAKGSGEKMEAFASLMGCSDAGTFGKVGKEKFSALFDQNTPDSFLEKMRFEVANNSDLVGSCKI; encoded by the coding sequence ATGAAAAGAATATTAGCAGTATCTCTATTTCTCGCTTTAGTAGCTTCTCCACTTTACGTTGCTTCCGCTAAACACGGCGCTGCAGGATGTGGTTTGGGTTCAATCGTAATCACAGAGAACAAAAAAGTTCACCAAGTGATCGCAGCTACTGTAAACGGAACTGTGTTGAACCAAAGTTTTGGGATTTCTACCGGAACTTTAGGATGTGAGACAAGCGGCTTTACTCAAAAACAAGCTGAGCAACAAATCTTTGTTCACATGAACTTCCAATCTTTGGAGCAAGAATTTGCAAAAGGTTCTGGTGAAAAAATGGAAGCCTTCGCTTCTTTGATGGGTTGTTCTGATGCGGGAACTTTCGGAAAAGTAGGAAAAGAAAAATTCTCCGCACTTTTCGACCAAAACACTCCGGATTCCTTTTTGGAAAAAATGAGATTCGAAGTAGCAAACAACTCCGATTTAGTCGGAAGTTGCAAAATCTAA
- a CDS encoding ABC transporter ATP-binding protein, producing the protein MSNPTNKILIRNLTKSYINGKQNVPVLKGINLDVADTFLTLMGPSGSGKSTFLNILSGIDQADSGEVWIGGKNLSNFTEQELTEYRRNETGIIFQFFHLLPYLSALENVALPLYISGLGKSKAREIAKEALEKVDLTHRFKHKPDELSGGEQQRVAIARALAKRPSIVLADEPTGNLDTYHAHKILELLLELQEKEKFSLFIVTHDREIGEKGKIRLKMKDGLILHEQNPALDLV; encoded by the coding sequence ATGTCGAATCCGACAAACAAGATCTTAATCCGAAATCTAACCAAGTCCTATATAAATGGAAAACAAAACGTTCCGGTCCTGAAAGGGATCAATCTAGACGTTGCAGATACTTTTTTAACTTTGATGGGTCCATCAGGTTCGGGCAAATCTACATTTTTGAATATTCTTTCTGGGATTGACCAAGCAGATTCAGGAGAAGTTTGGATCGGTGGCAAAAACCTAAGCAATTTTACAGAACAAGAACTTACAGAATATCGTAGGAACGAAACAGGGATCATCTTCCAATTTTTTCACCTTCTTCCTTATTTAAGCGCTTTGGAAAATGTGGCCTTACCTCTTTATATTTCAGGTTTAGGAAAATCAAAGGCAAGAGAAATTGCTAAAGAAGCATTGGAGAAGGTTGATCTTACCCATAGATTCAAACATAAACCGGATGAACTTTCCGGTGGAGAACAACAAAGAGTAGCAATTGCAAGAGCGCTCGCAAAACGACCAAGCATTGTTTTGGCAGACGAACCTACCGGAAATTTAGATACGTACCACGCTCATAAAATTTTAGAACTTCTGCTGGAGTTACAAGAGAAGGAGAAGTTTTCCTTATTCATAGTAACTCATGATAGAGAGATCGGAGAAAAAGGAAAGATCCGACTTAAGATGAAAGACGGGCTCATCCTACATGAACAAAATCCGGCCTTGGATCTTGTATGA
- a CDS encoding ABC transporter permease gives MNLYFLFLYEYFKTHLPRFIFALLGISLGVGLFLSTTSNANKAEKSLVDFSMGYLKGDFNLKISPSRPGQSLDWQILSEIHSHPDLRNISAVRPRIQQEGISSDNLRVLYMGMDLTKEHLGIPLKDGTGSESSGPLEKTYVSRSLADKYKGRPFSLLLNGKNWEFKDYISVDMEGGFLIIEDISLIQEKLIELNGPDYLLLRSSDPNLFQTKENLQKILGANIKIETSEEIQEKSANALRSFQLNLLIISFISLLIAFFMVSNTMTGLYLSRERELGILRTLGLDVKSSIFLFLSQSVLLGSIGTILGIIFGIFFSGLDFFRPESGLVDKNLLATYSSISLFDLGLAAGLGILGSVISSVYPAIRAGKVPPLSILRDSQKEKRQIPNSRLAIYGGILFFASLGISNIPSPWKLPLPGLLGVGGVTIGITFSFPYLLSLFSSGVSKILDRSDKSFPFFRIGLEELKENPGRNTLTAATVMLAVSLVLCLTILTDSYKKSLNDWVDSEYPSDFTIINDRFFHSGIHGGVPKDLPEKIRDLGVSSYLDGFLVNTSFDTDKGNFIIHAYDFSVYQDKAERIENEVKEETDVLISSNMAHLKKLKVGDVLVAQTPFGKKNFHIKGIKEHFFSEKGTVMMDVRSYEKNFEFKTLNSIKLFLKKEYSDTSGVEYSKKKIMDFMKSDPEYKDLILLDSTQLREIYLYEINKVFRVLDSLKATAILISVISLLSSLVHTLYDKRRILGLLKYLGASQDQLGIILKTESVYLTGFGAFFGIISSLIMSPIILYVVNKNAFGWTLTFSFLPETPILILIFAPILGWISAVYPLRLLRKMSFQLSPE, from the coding sequence ATGAATCTGTATTTCTTATTCTTATACGAATATTTTAAAACTCATCTTCCCAGATTTATATTCGCACTTTTAGGAATTTCACTAGGTGTAGGCCTATTCTTATCCACAACAAGTAATGCAAACAAAGCAGAAAAGTCCCTCGTCGATTTTTCCATGGGGTATTTGAAAGGAGATTTTAATCTAAAAATTTCTCCAAGTAGACCCGGCCAAAGCCTTGATTGGCAAATCCTTTCCGAAATACATTCTCATCCAGATCTTAGAAATATTTCCGCAGTCAGACCCAGAATACAACAAGAAGGAATTTCTTCAGATAATCTAAGAGTTCTGTATATGGGAATGGACTTAACCAAAGAACATTTAGGCATTCCCTTAAAAGATGGCACAGGATCCGAATCTTCTGGTCCATTAGAAAAAACGTATGTGTCTAGATCCTTAGCAGATAAATATAAGGGGCGCCCTTTTTCTCTTCTATTAAATGGAAAAAACTGGGAATTTAAAGATTATATCTCGGTAGATATGGAAGGCGGATTTTTGATCATCGAAGATATTTCTTTGATCCAAGAAAAACTCATCGAGTTAAATGGACCGGATTATCTTCTTTTAAGATCGTCTGATCCAAATCTTTTTCAAACGAAAGAAAACTTACAAAAGATCTTAGGTGCAAATATCAAAATAGAAACCTCTGAAGAGATCCAAGAAAAATCAGCGAATGCACTTCGTTCTTTCCAATTAAATCTTCTAATCATTTCTTTTATCTCACTTTTGATCGCATTCTTCATGGTTTCCAATACTATGACCGGCTTGTATTTGAGTAGAGAAAGAGAATTGGGGATCTTAAGAACATTGGGATTGGATGTAAAATCTTCTATTTTTCTTTTTTTAAGCCAGTCAGTTTTGCTCGGAAGTATCGGTACAATTTTAGGGATTATATTTGGAATATTCTTCTCTGGTTTAGATTTTTTTCGTCCCGAGTCTGGGCTTGTAGATAAAAATTTATTAGCAACTTATAGTTCTATTTCTCTTTTTGATTTAGGTCTCGCTGCGGGACTCGGGATCTTAGGTTCAGTTATTTCTTCGGTTTATCCTGCGATACGAGCAGGAAAGGTTCCTCCCCTTTCCATCTTACGAGATTCCCAAAAAGAAAAAAGACAGATCCCGAATTCAAGATTAGCAATTTATGGTGGGATCCTGTTTTTTGCTTCTTTAGGAATTTCCAACATTCCTTCTCCCTGGAAACTTCCTCTCCCAGGTTTACTTGGCGTGGGAGGTGTGACAATTGGAATCACATTCTCTTTTCCTTATTTACTATCCTTATTCAGTTCGGGTGTTTCTAAAATTCTAGATAGAAGTGATAAAAGTTTTCCTTTTTTCAGAATAGGCCTGGAAGAATTAAAAGAAAATCCAGGAAGAAACACTTTGACTGCGGCAACTGTGATGCTTGCAGTTTCTTTGGTTTTATGCTTAACCATTCTTACGGACAGTTATAAAAAATCCCTGAATGATTGGGTAGATTCAGAATATCCTTCCGATTTTACGATCATCAATGATCGCTTTTTCCATTCAGGTATCCACGGTGGAGTTCCAAAAGATCTTCCAGAAAAAATCAGAGATTTAGGAGTAAGTTCTTATCTGGATGGATTTTTGGTAAATACTTCATTCGATACAGATAAGGGAAATTTTATCATTCACGCTTATGATTTTTCAGTCTACCAAGACAAAGCAGAAAGAATTGAAAATGAAGTAAAAGAAGAAACCGATGTTTTAATTTCTTCCAATATGGCTCATTTGAAAAAACTAAAAGTGGGAGATGTTTTAGTCGCCCAAACTCCTTTCGGTAAGAAAAATTTTCATATCAAAGGGATCAAAGAACATTTCTTTTCTGAAAAAGGAACAGTGATGATGGACGTCCGTTCCTATGAAAAAAATTTCGAATTTAAGACCTTAAACTCTATTAAACTTTTCTTAAAGAAAGAATATTCTGATACGTCCGGTGTAGAATATTCCAAAAAGAAAATTATGGATTTTATGAAGTCTGATCCAGAATACAAAGATCTGATCTTACTCGATTCTACACAACTTAGGGAAATTTATCTATACGAGATCAATAAAGTGTTCAGAGTTTTGGATTCACTTAAAGCGACTGCAATTCTGATCTCTGTCATTTCCCTACTTTCTTCTCTGGTCCATACCTTATATGATAAACGTAGGATTTTGGGCCTTCTCAAATATTTGGGAGCCTCTCAGGATCAACTTGGGATTATCCTGAAAACTGAGTCGGTTTATCTGACTGGATTCGGTGCATTCTTCGGGATCATTTCTTCTCTAATCATGTCTCCTATCATTCTTTATGTGGTGAATAAGAATGCGTTCGGTTGGACACTCACCTTCTCCTTTTTGCCAGAAACCCCGATCCTCATCCTAATTTTTGCACCTATCCTGGGTTGGATTTCAGCGGTTTACCCTCTGCGTTTATTGAGAAAAATGAGCTTCCAGCTCAGTCCGGAATGA
- a CDS encoding class I SAM-dependent RNA methyltransferase: MFDQEPFGVLEIENLLPNLRGEGTLGKRKIEIPYSLPGDVYEVYKFGKRKVFYKWNPTHLEPRVSSPQCPSFGECGGCSGQHLPYLEQFKLTSEPILKGLENFSPINKGISPAESSYSYRNRMDFAVFPGRVVGLRMSGNFRRIVPIANCSIQTDWANSEMPLFQKLLECFPELEYDRKKETGYLKYFTLRKSVFNDDSMSILTFTEDFKNEDLMNQVAEKAKEILGAKNIVFCFNRKKGEISASGEAIAIRGNIYLIEEIWGKKFKIPFDGFFQPNPKEFIKILEFIKSKIKPAENLADLFCGSGFFSILFGENFSRILGIDIISSSVSAGEEFLQDIFPDKKIEFLAFDLFHKKGLEKMNSANLPWKDSVVIADPPRSGLSPELCAFLNSNPVSQLIYISCNPENLLRDARILEESYKMEEFLLCDPFPQTPHLEAVSIFSPKNR, encoded by the coding sequence ATGTTTGACCAGGAACCTTTCGGAGTTTTAGAAATTGAAAACCTTCTACCCAACTTAAGAGGAGAAGGTACATTAGGAAAAAGAAAAATAGAAATCCCTTATTCTCTTCCCGGAGATGTATACGAAGTATACAAATTCGGAAAAAGAAAGGTATTCTATAAATGGAATCCTACTCATTTAGAGCCAAGAGTATCTTCTCCTCAATGCCCAAGTTTTGGAGAATGTGGTGGATGTTCCGGTCAACACCTACCCTATCTTGAACAATTCAAATTAACATCTGAACCAATCCTTAAAGGATTAGAAAATTTCAGTCCTATCAACAAAGGTATATCTCCTGCCGAATCTTCTTACTCTTACAGAAATCGTATGGACTTTGCAGTCTTTCCTGGACGGGTTGTTGGTTTAAGAATGTCAGGAAATTTCAGAAGGATTGTTCCAATAGCGAACTGTTCCATCCAAACTGACTGGGCAAATTCTGAAATGCCTCTTTTCCAAAAACTTTTGGAATGTTTTCCTGAATTAGAATATGATCGCAAAAAAGAAACCGGTTACCTTAAGTATTTTACTCTTCGAAAATCAGTGTTTAACGATGACTCGATGAGTATCCTTACATTCACAGAAGATTTCAAAAATGAAGATCTGATGAATCAAGTGGCTGAAAAAGCAAAAGAGATCCTTGGTGCTAAAAACATAGTATTCTGTTTTAATCGCAAAAAAGGAGAAATTTCTGCCTCAGGAGAAGCGATTGCTATCAGAGGAAATATTTATTTGATAGAAGAGATCTGGGGTAAAAAGTTCAAAATCCCTTTTGATGGATTCTTCCAACCAAATCCTAAAGAGTTCATTAAAATTTTAGAATTTATTAAATCTAAGATTAAACCAGCGGAGAATCTTGCAGATCTTTTCTGTGGAAGTGGATTTTTTTCCATTCTATTTGGGGAAAATTTTTCACGGATCTTGGGGATCGATATTATATCTTCTTCCGTGTCTGCAGGTGAGGAGTTCCTACAGGATATTTTCCCGGACAAAAAGATAGAATTTCTTGCGTTTGATCTATTTCACAAAAAAGGTTTGGAGAAAATGAACTCTGCGAATCTTCCTTGGAAAGATTCAGTAGTGATCGCAGATCCCCCCAGAAGCGGTCTTTCTCCCGAATTATGCGCCTTCTTAAATTCTAACCCTGTTTCCCAACTGATTTATATTTCCTGTAATCCTGAAAACTTGCTGAGAGATGCCCGCATTTTGGAAGAATCCTACAAAATGGAGGAGTTCCTACTCTGCGATCCCTTCCCTCAAACTCCTCATTTGGAAGCAGTATCCATCTTCTCCCCTAAAAATCGCTGA
- the pyrE gene encoding orotate phosphoribosyltransferase: MREELFQLIQTHAYRFREEPFTLASGRKSRHYFNCKEITLHPQRLELLCKYIVEKHLPESGLDSEEAFGGLTMGADPICFGISLEYRKQSKNVFPLIVRKQAKDHGTKNLVEGGVNAVKSCVVVDDVITTGGSTLQAIKSLRDAGLEVTACICILDREEGGKKAIEDEGIKVFPLFKKSEFGSLD; this comes from the coding sequence TTGAGGGAAGAATTATTTCAACTCATTCAAACCCACGCCTATCGTTTCCGAGAGGAACCGTTCACCCTGGCCAGTGGTAGAAAATCCAGGCATTATTTTAATTGTAAGGAAATCACTCTCCATCCTCAAAGATTAGAATTACTTTGTAAGTATATTGTGGAAAAACATCTCCCAGAATCCGGTCTGGACTCAGAAGAGGCGTTCGGTGGTCTCACAATGGGAGCAGATCCTATCTGTTTCGGGATCTCTTTAGAATATCGTAAACAATCCAAGAACGTATTCCCTTTGATCGTCAGAAAACAAGCCAAGGACCATGGCACCAAAAATTTGGTAGAAGGTGGAGTAAACGCGGTCAAATCCTGTGTGGTGGTGGATGACGTGATCACTACTGGAGGTTCTACCTTGCAAGCGATCAAAAGTTTGAGAGACGCCGGATTAGAAGTAACTGCATGTATCTGCATTTTGGACAGAGAAGAAGGCGGCAAAAAGGCAATCGAAGACGAAGGGATCAAAGTTTTCCCTTTGTTCAAAAAATCTGAATTCGGAAGTTTAGACTAA
- a CDS encoding SpoIID/LytB domain-containing protein, whose translation MKRLSTIILSFLILAAWGCNTVIIRPWNAPNAIKTSEKIRVFLGKAESDLMIKADGVIFVYDVNDLLIKRAYDMISLDAKKLKAPIRFVADNPGLEYKGRKFRGEILLQPDKNGNVLLINRVPLEEYLYSVVPSEVPAGWPTEALKAQAICSRTYAIREILNKKDTAYDVESTVNSQAYSGMVKENPRTTQAVRDTEGVLAVYEDDPIHMFFHSNSGGRTETPDQVWGGKRLPYLESVPSRFDEAGDNFVWKEILNQDKMDQTLSSLGVGSIQSVQVLSRTPSGRVDLLEVIGKQGTSKIKGKEFRSLLGTSVKSLRFGIKRESEGFLIKGMGAGHGVGLSQWGSFGMAKQNFTYAEIIRHYYQGIEFARITR comes from the coding sequence ATGAAACGACTTTCTACTATCATTCTATCATTCTTAATTTTGGCGGCTTGGGGCTGTAATACCGTCATCATCCGCCCTTGGAATGCTCCGAACGCTATCAAAACTTCCGAAAAGATCAGAGTCTTCTTAGGAAAAGCAGAATCTGATCTGATGATCAAAGCGGATGGAGTAATTTTCGTATATGATGTGAATGATCTTCTGATCAAACGTGCATATGATATGATTTCTTTGGATGCTAAAAAATTGAAAGCTCCAATCCGTTTCGTAGCGGACAATCCTGGTTTGGAATATAAGGGAAGAAAGTTCAGAGGAGAAATTTTACTCCAACCTGATAAGAATGGCAACGTTCTACTCATCAATAGAGTTCCATTAGAAGAATATTTATATTCTGTTGTTCCTTCAGAAGTTCCTGCTGGCTGGCCAACTGAGGCTTTAAAAGCACAAGCAATCTGTTCCAGAACTTATGCAATCAGAGAGATCCTGAACAAAAAGGATACTGCTTATGATGTGGAATCCACTGTGAATTCACAAGCCTACTCTGGTATGGTTAAAGAAAATCCAAGAACCACTCAAGCTGTTCGTGATACAGAAGGTGTTCTTGCAGTTTATGAAGATGATCCTATTCATATGTTCTTTCATTCTAATAGTGGAGGAAGGACCGAAACTCCAGACCAGGTTTGGGGTGGAAAAAGACTTCCTTACTTAGAATCTGTTCCTTCCAGATTTGATGAAGCAGGTGATAATTTCGTTTGGAAAGAAATTTTAAACCAAGATAAAATGGACCAAACTCTTTCTTCCTTAGGTGTTGGTTCTATTCAATCTGTCCAAGTTCTTTCCAGAACTCCTTCCGGTAGAGTGGATCTTTTAGAAGTGATTGGTAAACAAGGGACTTCTAAGATTAAAGGAAAAGAATTCCGCAGTTTACTAGGAACTTCTGTGAAGTCTCTTCGTTTCGGTATCAAGAGAGAAAGTGAAGGATTTTTGATCAAGGGTATGGGCGCGGGTCACGGTGTAGGCTTAAGCCAATGGGGAAGTTTCGGTATGGCGAAACAAAATTTTACCTACGCCGAGATCATTCGTCATTATTACCAAGGAATTGAATTCGCTAGGATCACTAGGTAA
- a CDS encoding alpha/beta hydrolase yields MKPASLMCINFKYILYSILLFLFLNNCSSMLFYPNRDMYIPPEKMGFQPEKISLKMKDGTNIKVWIFKPSKVKIKASILQFHGNGENMSSHYISLAWLVEKGYELVIWDYRGYGDSEGEAEKESILEDSKEVLKFQQNRAKELGIPWIVYGQSLGGALAIRAVGEMQNKEGLLLVVGDGTFAYYSHVAKTVAERVFFFPIGQLVGFFFSDYLSPGEVIDQISPVKLLIVHGTEDQIVSYPNGMELFQKAKDPKIFWEIKGGGHLDWLEMGRSKGAKNFVKFLDEIISHWNP; encoded by the coding sequence ATGAAGCCAGCTTCTCTTATGTGTATCAATTTTAAATATATTCTATATTCAATTCTTCTTTTTCTATTTTTGAATAACTGTTCCTCCATGTTATTCTATCCGAATCGGGATATGTACATTCCGCCTGAAAAAATGGGATTTCAGCCTGAGAAAATTTCTCTTAAAATGAAAGATGGAACAAACATAAAAGTTTGGATTTTCAAACCTTCTAAAGTAAAAATCAAGGCAAGCATCCTTCAGTTCCATGGAAATGGAGAAAATATGTCCAGCCATTATATCAGCCTTGCTTGGCTGGTAGAAAAAGGTTATGAATTAGTGATATGGGACTACAGAGGTTACGGAGATTCTGAAGGAGAAGCGGAGAAAGAATCTATATTAGAAGATTCTAAAGAAGTTTTAAAATTCCAACAGAATAGAGCCAAAGAACTTGGGATTCCCTGGATTGTATACGGACAAAGTCTGGGTGGAGCACTTGCAATCAGAGCCGTGGGTGAAATGCAAAATAAAGAAGGATTATTACTCGTAGTTGGTGATGGAACTTTCGCGTATTATTCTCATGTGGCAAAAACGGTGGCAGAGAGAGTGTTTTTCTTTCCGATAGGACAGTTGGTTGGATTTTTCTTCTCTGATTATTTAAGTCCTGGAGAGGTGATAGATCAAATTTCTCCAGTGAAACTTTTAATAGTGCATGGAACTGAGGATCAAATCGTTTCCTATCCGAATGGGATGGAACTTTTTCAAAAAGCAAAGGATCCTAAGATTTTCTGGGAAATCAAAGGTGGAGGACATTTAGATTGGCTGGAAATGGGAAGATCTAAAGGAGCCAAAAATTTCGTAAAATTTTTAGATGAGATAATCTCTCATTGGAATCCTTAA
- a CDS encoding DUF3015 family protein, translated as MKKELLSIGLVGLLCLSSGISVSAADYGVAGCGFGSLVFKENKGGHQILAATTNGTSGSQTFGISTGTLGCATDGLVQKEKVQEVFVSLNFNSLEAEMAQGKGEKLEALSGLLGCSTNGIAQLGEYTKSNFDVLYTQETTPSSLLSAVKDGIRKDAVLSKSCKI; from the coding sequence ATGAAAAAGGAACTTCTATCGATAGGATTAGTCGGATTACTCTGCTTATCCTCGGGAATTTCAGTCTCTGCCGCAGATTACGGTGTAGCTGGTTGCGGATTCGGGTCTCTGGTTTTTAAAGAAAACAAAGGTGGTCATCAAATTTTGGCTGCTACTACAAATGGTACTTCGGGCAGCCAAACTTTCGGAATTTCAACCGGAACTTTGGGATGCGCAACCGATGGATTAGTCCAAAAAGAGAAAGTACAAGAAGTATTTGTTTCCCTTAACTTCAATTCTTTGGAAGCTGAAATGGCTCAAGGAAAAGGAGAAAAATTAGAAGCTCTTTCAGGACTCCTAGGATGTTCCACAAATGGAATTGCACAACTAGGAGAATATACTAAGTCAAATTTCGATGTATTGTATACCCAAGAAACCACTCCTTCTTCTTTACTCAGCGCGGTAAAAGACGGGATCAGAAAAGACGCAGTGCTCTCTAAGAGCTGCAAAATTTAA
- a CDS encoding DUF4105 domain-containing protein: MPAKSYSLFIIFFLYSTFGTFSSSYATSTEKIIEYQKLAETKKLWEDRYWILLLHYTKTTFGNWVSEADSSTFFLSGEGQKNPEEELYSAIQAFMTPESPPPGEENWMHPACKFPERKRWIQEKLSIPDSDFAKVDCSRFEKWFATLNPKGAKIIFASYYMNAPASIFGHTLLKLDSGDPNRKEILEYSVNYAANADPATTNAIVYSILGLFGGYPGTFSLFPYYVKISEYNDIESRDLWEYELDLKEEEVRRMTRHLWELGAASFDYYFLDENCSYHLFSLIEVARPSLHLRDKAPFVIPGDTVKKYIEQAGLVKDIKYRPSLHSKIIQKLRKMNEDERELYENVMNNGNISLLTNKEPDPKIRTSFLSDTILDSFRYKKAEGDSPKEWDQTYKQLLLFRSKLTDHYEDSGYSPITQSPHVGHGSSALYNEVGTSSLGNFVGFGYRAAVHDLLNTDQGYIPNSSVDYFSLKARYYQDSKKLHLEEFHIIRMLSLTPYNSLGRSISYFVDSGADSSVYKKKGNEEDRKLLEWQALLRPEDLSYTLYRLDDVSKSEKYERVTNANLETTFGYSFQDQFSEGPKRFLFSAQAGAKVRYNGKYDTNAVVAPQIAAYWIANFDSFKAVLSLHYYTFSIYGVPDDYKAQLGFRYAIHANHELRLEAKAQRNYNEASFSYVYQF, encoded by the coding sequence GTGCCAGCAAAGTCCTATTCTCTTTTTATAATATTCTTTCTATATTCTACCTTCGGAACTTTCAGCTCTTCTTACGCAACAAGCACGGAAAAGATCATAGAATACCAAAAATTGGCAGAAACCAAAAAACTTTGGGAAGATAGGTATTGGATCCTTCTATTACATTATACTAAAACCACATTCGGGAATTGGGTGAGCGAGGCAGACTCTTCTACTTTTTTCCTTTCCGGAGAAGGACAAAAAAATCCAGAAGAAGAACTATATTCTGCAATCCAGGCATTTATGACTCCCGAGTCCCCTCCTCCGGGAGAAGAAAACTGGATGCATCCAGCATGCAAATTCCCAGAAAGAAAAAGATGGATCCAAGAGAAACTTTCCATCCCGGATTCAGACTTTGCAAAGGTTGATTGTTCGAGATTTGAAAAATGGTTTGCAACTTTGAATCCAAAGGGCGCAAAAATCATATTCGCTTCTTATTATATGAATGCCCCTGCTTCCATTTTCGGGCATACCCTCTTAAAATTAGATTCAGGAGATCCGAATAGAAAGGAAATTTTAGAATATTCTGTAAACTATGCAGCAAACGCAGACCCTGCAACTACTAATGCAATCGTATATTCTATTTTAGGTTTATTCGGCGGATATCCAGGAACATTCTCCTTATTTCCATATTATGTTAAAATTTCAGAATATAATGATATTGAAAGTAGAGATCTTTGGGAATACGAGCTGGACCTGAAAGAGGAAGAAGTTAGAAGAATGACAAGACATCTCTGGGAATTGGGAGCTGCATCATTCGATTATTATTTTTTAGACGAGAATTGTTCTTATCATCTATTTTCTTTGATAGAAGTAGCAAGGCCAAGCCTTCATCTAAGAGACAAGGCTCCTTTCGTGATCCCAGGAGATACAGTTAAAAAGTATATTGAACAGGCAGGTCTTGTAAAAGATATCAAATACAGACCTTCTCTACATAGCAAAATTATACAAAAACTAAGAAAAATGAACGAGGACGAAAGAGAACTTTATGAAAACGTAATGAATAACGGAAACATCTCTCTTTTGACAAATAAAGAACCCGATCCTAAGATCAGGACTTCTTTTCTCTCGGACACCATCTTGGATTCATTTCGTTATAAAAAAGCAGAAGGAGATTCTCCCAAAGAATGGGATCAAACTTATAAACAATTACTTTTATTTAGAAGTAAACTCACCGACCACTATGAGGATTCAGGATATTCGCCTATCACCCAAAGTCCTCATGTGGGTCACGGTAGTTCTGCGTTATATAACGAAGTTGGAACGTCCAGCTTAGGAAATTTTGTAGGTTTCGGTTACAGAGCTGCCGTTCACGACCTTTTGAATACAGATCAAGGTTATATTCCGAATTCTTCCGTGGATTATTTTTCCTTAAAGGCAAGGTATTACCAAGACTCTAAAAAATTACATCTGGAAGAATTTCATATAATTCGAATGCTTTCCTTAACTCCTTATAATTCGTTAGGGCGTTCCATTTCTTATTTCGTGGACTCAGGAGCAGATTCATCTGTTTATAAAAAGAAAGGAAATGAAGAAGATAGAAAACTTTTGGAATGGCAGGCATTACTCCGGCCAGAAGATCTATCTTACACACTTTATAGATTGGATGATGTTTCTAAATCTGAAAAATATGAAAGGGTCACAAATGCAAATTTAGAAACTACGTTTGGTTATAGTTTCCAGGATCAATTTTCAGAAGGTCCAAAACGTTTTTTATTCTCAGCTCAAGCAGGAGCGAAAGTAAGGTATAACGGCAAATATGATACCAACGCAGTTGTAGCTCCTCAAATCGCTGCTTATTGGATCGCAAATTTTGATTCTTTTAAAGCTGTATTATCTTTACATTATTATACTTTTTCGATTTACGGGGTCCCGGATGATTATAAGGCACAATTAGGATTTCGTTATGCAATCCATGCCAATCATGAATTGAGATTAGAGGCGAAAGCCCAAAGGAATTATAATGAAGCCAGCTTCTCTTATGTGTATCAATTTTAA